Below is a genomic region from SAR324 cluster bacterium.
CATTTTTTGTTGCGCATTACCTTCGGATATTGAAAAGAATATATATTAGCTTTTGATTTAGCTGAAAACTAAGAACTAATTCACAACTCTAATGTTTTATTCAAATTGTTTCAACAGAGTTGCCGATGATAAAAAATAAGTTCATTAAAAGAATCGCTAGCTCTTTGGTTGCTTTGGGAATTTCAACCGTAGCTTATTCAAATTCATGGGCAGAAAATCTTAAAATTGGTATGGTAAGCTCGTAGACCGGAGAGATGTCAAACTATGGTATTTCTGCAAAAAATGGAGCGACCTTATCGATAAAACATATCAACGCTGCTGGAGGAGTTCTTGGTACAAAGCTTGAGGTTGTTTCACAAGACGATGCCTGTGATTCAGCCAAGGCCACTCGAGTAGCTGAGGAAATGGTGGCAGAAAATGTGATTGCGGTAATTGGACACATCTGCAACAACTTCGACAGAAGCAGCTTTGCCAAGCTACTTAAGCGCAAATATTCCGGTTACATCTGCTGCTTCGAACAATCCAAACCTGACGAATGATGGTAAATATCCCAATTTCTTCAGGACAATCAGTCACGACGCTTCTCAAGCACTTCTGCAAATAGAGTTTGCTGTCAAAGCGTTGGGAATAAAAAAGGCTGCTGTAATTTTTGACCAAGGAAACTATGGAAAAGAGATGGCTGGTTTCGTTAAAGATGGTCTTGAACATGGGTCAAGGTGCGGGTCTTTGAGCCCATTGAATCTGGAGCTGAGAGTTATTCTGAGCTAATCGGAAAGCTCCGCAAAGCAAAGGTGAACAGTTCAAATGGTACCGCTGTGTTTTTCAGTGGTTATCATCCAGAAGCGGCTAAATTTGTTGCTGGGCCCGAAAAGAAAGAAATAATGCCTACTTCATTTCTGGAGATGGCGTAAAAGATCTTTCGTTCATTGAAAATGCAGGAAAATACGCAATGGAATATTATTGTTTCTGTGCTATTTGATCTTTCAAAAATGGCAAGCGCTAGAAGTGTCACATAACAATACAAGGCTGAATTTGGATCAGATCCTACGATTCATAGTCTTCGTTCCTACGCTGCTGTTCAAGTATTTGCAAAGGCGCTGGAAAATCTGGAACATCAGATTCATCTGCAGTGATTAATACTTTGAAGGAGGTTGAAATGCTAGATTCTGTGTGCCTTGTAAACGATTGAATATCAGTTGTTTAGCCTAAGAGCTAACTCTCGGATTGTGGATGTATTCGAAGCCCAGTG
It encodes:
- a CDS encoding ABC transporter substrate-binding protein, whose translation is MSNYGISAKNGATLSIKHINAAGGVLGTKLEVVSQDDACDSAKATRVAEEMVAENVIAVIGHICNNFDRSSFAKLLKRKYSGYICCFEQSKPDE